In the Oreochromis aureus strain Israel breed Guangdong linkage group 14, ZZ_aureus, whole genome shotgun sequence genome, one interval contains:
- the ywhae1 gene encoding tyrosine 3-monooxygenase/tryptophan 5-monooxygenase activation protein, epsilon polypeptide 1 isoform X2 — protein MGEREDLVYQAKLAEQAERYDEMVESMKKVADMDVELTVEERNLLSVAYKNVIGARRASWRIISSIEQREENKGGEEKLKMIREYRQKVEKELKNICNEILEALERHLLPSAKIGESKVFYNKMKGDYHRYLAEFATGNDRKEAAENSLVAYKAATDLAMSELPPTHPIRLGLALNFSVFYYEILNSPDRACRLAKAAFDDAIAELDTLSEESYKDSTLIMQLLRDNLTLWTSDMQGEES, from the exons ATGGGAGAGCGAGAGGATCTAGTTTATCAGGCGAAACTCGCCGAGCAGGCAGAGCGATATGACG AGATGGTGGAGTCTATGAAGAAGGTGGCAGACATGGACGTGGAGCTCACAGTGGAGGAGAGGAACCTACTATCAGTGGCCTACAAGAATGTGATCGGAGCTCGGAGAGCCTCCTGGAGGATAATCAGCAGTATCGAACAGAGGGAAGAGAACAAGGGCGGAGAAGAGAAACTGAAGATGATCCGGGAATACAGGCAAAAG GTGGAGAAGGAGCTGAAGAACATCTGTAATGAAATTCTGGAAGCACTTGAAAGGCACCTACTGCCCTCTGCTAAGATAGGAGAGTCGAAGGTCTTCTACAACAAAAT GAAGGGTGACTACCACAGGTACCTGGCAGAGTTTGCCACTGGCAACGACAGAAAGGAGGCAGCAGAGAACAGTCTGGTGGCCTACAAAGCTGCTACTGACCTAGCCATGTCAGAGCTGCCACCCACACACCCCATCCGCCTCGGGCTTGCCCTCAATTTCTCCGTCTTCTACTATGAGATTCTCAACTCACCTGACCGCGCTTGCAG GTTGGCAAAGGCTGCGTTTGATGACGCCATCGCAGAACTGGACACACTGAGTGAAGAAAGCTACAAGGACTCCACACTTATCATGCAGTTGTTACGTGACAACCTGACACTATGGACTTCAGATATGCAGGGAGAAG
- the ywhae1 gene encoding tyrosine 3-monooxygenase/tryptophan 5-monooxygenase activation protein, epsilon polypeptide 1 isoform X1: MGEREDLVYQAKLAEQAERYDEMVESMKKVADMDVELTVEERNLLSVAYKNVIGARRASWRIISSIEQREENKGGEEKLKMIREYRQKVEKELKNICNEILEALERHLLPSAKIGESKVFYNKMKGDYHRYLAEFATGNDRKEAAENSLVAYKAATDLAMSELPPTHPIRLGLALNFSVFYYEILNSPDRACRLAKAAFDDAIAELDTLSEESYKDSTLIMQLLRDNLTLWTSDMQGEGEEQNKEALQDAEDEAQ; encoded by the exons ATGGGAGAGCGAGAGGATCTAGTTTATCAGGCGAAACTCGCCGAGCAGGCAGAGCGATATGACG AGATGGTGGAGTCTATGAAGAAGGTGGCAGACATGGACGTGGAGCTCACAGTGGAGGAGAGGAACCTACTATCAGTGGCCTACAAGAATGTGATCGGAGCTCGGAGAGCCTCCTGGAGGATAATCAGCAGTATCGAACAGAGGGAAGAGAACAAGGGCGGAGAAGAGAAACTGAAGATGATCCGGGAATACAGGCAAAAG GTGGAGAAGGAGCTGAAGAACATCTGTAATGAAATTCTGGAAGCACTTGAAAGGCACCTACTGCCCTCTGCTAAGATAGGAGAGTCGAAGGTCTTCTACAACAAAAT GAAGGGTGACTACCACAGGTACCTGGCAGAGTTTGCCACTGGCAACGACAGAAAGGAGGCAGCAGAGAACAGTCTGGTGGCCTACAAAGCTGCTACTGACCTAGCCATGTCAGAGCTGCCACCCACACACCCCATCCGCCTCGGGCTTGCCCTCAATTTCTCCGTCTTCTACTATGAGATTCTCAACTCACCTGACCGCGCTTGCAG GTTGGCAAAGGCTGCGTTTGATGACGCCATCGCAGAACTGGACACACTGAGTGAAGAAAGCTACAAGGACTCCACACTTATCATGCAGTTGTTACGTGACAACCTGACACTATGGACTTCAGATATGCAGGGAGAAG
- the crk gene encoding adapter molecule crk has product MAGNFDAEDRGSWYWGRLSRQEAVSLLQGQRHGVFLVRDSITSPGDYVLSVSENSKVSHYIINSISNNRQSGPGLVHPRFRIGDQEFDALPALLEFYKIHYLDTTTLIEPINKSKHPTLMIAGPGGGPPPRLEDEYVRALFDFPGNDDEDLPFRKGDILRVLEKPEEQWWNAQNSEGRTGMIPVPYVEKYRPASPSSVAGSSMSGAVPGGMGMLGNSDGSAGPSGAPLLGDPSQYAQPTPLPNLQNGPVYARAIQKRVPNAYDKTALALEVGDMVKVTKINVNGQWEGECKGKRGHFPFTHVKLLDQHNAEDELS; this is encoded by the exons ATGGCAGGAAATTTTGACGCGGAGGACCGTGGTAGTTGGTACTGGGGTCGGTTGAGCAGACAGGAGGCAGTGTCTCTGTTGCAGGGGCAGAGGCATGGCGTGTTTCTGGTTCGGGACTCCATCACCAGCCCCGGCGACTACGTGCTTTCGGTGTCAGAAAACTCCAAAGTCTCGCATTACATAATTAACAGCATCAGCAACAACCGACAGTCTGGTCCAG GTTTGGTCCATCCAAGGTTCCGTATCGGCGACCAGGAGTTTGATGCATTACCTGCTTTGCTAGAGTTCTATAAAATCCACTACTTGGATACCACCACCTTAATAGAACCCATCAACAAATCTAAACACCCCACTTTAATGATTGCTGGCCCCGGTGGAGGCCCCCCACCACGCCTGGAGGATGAGTATGTTCGGGCACTTTTTGATTTCCCCGGCAACGACGATGAGGATCTCCCGTTCAGGAAAGGTGATATCCTCCGAGTTCTAGAGAAACCAGAGGAGCAGTGGTGGAACGCCCAGAACTCGGAAGGCCGCACAGGGATGATCCCAGTGCCGTACGTGGAGAAGTACCGACCAGCATCCCCCAGTTCAGTGGCAGGGTCTAGCATGTCCGGTGCTGTGCCTGGTGGGATGGGGATGCTGGGGAACTCTGACGGCTCTGCAGGACCGTCTGGCGCTCCACTGCTGGGAGACCCCAGCCAGTACGCCCAGCCCACACCCCTCCCAAACCTCCAGAACGGACCTGTCTATGCCAGGGCAATACAGAAGAGGGTGCCTAATGCCTATGACAAGACAGCCCTGGCTCTAGAG GTGGGCGACATGGTGAAGGTGACCAAAATCAACGTGAACGGCCAATGGGAGGGGGAATGCAAAGGCAAGCGCGGCCACTTTCCCTTCACGCATGTCAAACTGCTGGACCAGCACAATGCCGAGGACGAGCTCAGCTGA